From the Diospyros lotus cultivar Yz01 chromosome 13, ASM1463336v1, whole genome shotgun sequence genome, one window contains:
- the LOC127788030 gene encoding uncharacterized protein LOC127788030: MKTLLRLQELWDLVEYGFIDIEPNKEKEKSLKVTKEEEKNLKEIKNRDAKALFILQQAVHETIFSRIAAATTSKQAWSILQKGFHGDSKVIVVRLQSQRHDFETLVIKNGQSIAEFLSRAMAIVSQMRSYGEQILDETVVGKVLRSLTPKFDHVVDELMGSLQVHESRINRSLEKKEEKAFQVKEIATKHGDKDRSASRGRERGGSRDRGRGNCRGRGRNEGQRQSNEQGNMKSGIQCYHSKRYGHIKADCWYRDQNMNFAAENEEENKLFMACIDTNCKPSDLWFVDSSCSNHMTSTKSLFQELDETQRIKVQLGNKK, encoded by the exons ATGAAGACATTGCTCAGATTACAAGAACTATGGGACTTGGTGGAGTATGGGTTCATTGATATAGAACCCaataaagaaaaggagaaaagccTGAAAGTAACCaaggaagaggagaaaaacCTAAAAGAAATCAAGAACAGGGATGCCAAAGCATTATTCATTCTCCAGCAAGCAGTCcatgagactattttctcacGGATTGCAGCAGCAACCACATCAAAGCAAGCATGGTCAATTCTGCAGAAGGGGTTCCACGGCGATTCAAAGGTCATAGTAGTGAGATTACAATCACAAAGACATGACTTTGAAACCTTAGTTATAAAGAATGGGCAATCTATTGCTGAGTTTTTGTCAAGAGCAATGGCAATAGTTAGTCAAATGCGCTCCTACGGTGAGCAAATTCTAGATGAGACGGTCGTTGGAAAAGTATTGAGAAGCTTGACTCCAAAATTTGACCATGTG GTTGATGAACTAATGGGATCTCTTCAAGTTCATGAGTCAAGAATCAATAGATCacttgaaaagaaagaagaaaaggcatTTCAAGTGAAGGAGATAGCCACCAAACATGGAGACAAGGACCGTTCAGCAAGTAGAGGTCGAGAAAGAGGAGGATCTCGCGATCGTGGTAGAGGTAACTGTAGAGGCAGAGGAAGGAATGAAGGACAAAGGCAGTCCAATGAGCAAGGAAACATGAAGAGTGGCATTCAATGTTATCATTCCAAGAGATATGGGCATATAAAAGCTGATTGTTGGTACAGAGATCAGAACATGAATTTTGCagcagaaaatgaagaagaaaacaagctTTTTATGGCTTGTATTGATACTAACTGTAAACCAAGTGATTTGTGGTTTGTAGACAGCAGTTGTTCGAACCATATGACGAGCACCAAATCTTTGTTCCAGGAGCTTGATGAGACGCAAAGGATAAAAGTACagcttggcaacaaaaaataG